The sequence below is a genomic window from Streptomyces sp. NBC_00582.
GCCGTGGAACGGGCCATCCTCGAGGGGACGATGAAGCTGCTGGAGGAGGGTGTTCCGCTCGCGGAGATCTCCATAGAGCGCATCGCCCGCACGGCGGGAGTCGGCAAGGCCACGATCTACCGGCGCTGGAGCGGCAAGGAGGAGCTCTTCGTCGACGTCCTGCGCACCGCCGAACCGCAGGACCCCGAGGAACTCCCGGGCACCTCCATGCGGGACGACCTGGTCGTCCTGCTGGAGTCCCTGCGGCAACGGGGTCTCGCCAACCGCTCCTCGGCGATCCTGCACAACGTGCACGCCCAGATGAAGAGCAGCCCCAAGATCTGGGCGGCGTACCACAACTCGGTCATACTTCCCCGGCGCAGGGCGGGCATCGAGGTCCTGCGCCGCGGCCAGCAGAACGGCGAACTCCGCGCCGACCTGGACGTGGAGCTCGTCAACGACATCATCGTGGGTCCGATGCTCGTCCGTGCCGTCCTGCGCCCCGAGGCCGACCTCCCCGAGGACCTCGCGGAACGGATCGTCGACACGCTGCTGGTCGGACTACGCCCCGTCAACTGACCCGCCGGCCGTCGAAATATGCGCGTTTCGTCACAGGCCAGGCATCGCGCCCCAGCTCCGGAACCCCTGACGCGGCCCCGTTCGTCCTCGTGCGAGTACGGCCGTCGAGGGACGGCAGGATCGAAGCCGAACATCCCCTAGGGTCTATGCCCGGGGGAGACGGTGTGCACGGCAGGCAGTGAGGCGACGGTATGGCGCAGCAGGCGTACATGACGGAGACGGACGACAGCGGCGGCTCGGGGCCCGAGCGCCGGGGAGACCGGCTCCGGCGCCTGATCGGACGTCTGGCCGCCGGCTGGCGTGGTGACCCGCGTATCTGGCGCCGCGGTCTGGTGGTCGCCGCCCTGGCCCTGCTGCTCTCCCTGGTGATGCTGCTGCACTCGCGCATCCCGAATCGCTTCGGCAACCTCGGCAGCCTCACGGAGACGTTCCTGCCGTGGTTCGGGCTGCTGATCCCGGTGTTCCTGATCCTCGCCGTGGTCCGCAGGTCGGCGAGCGCGCTGATCGCGGTGGTCCTCCCGGCCGTCGTCTGGCTGAACCTCTTCGGCGGGCTGCTCAGCGACAAGACCGGCGGCGGGGGCGACCTCACCGTCGCCACCCACAACGTCAACGCCGACAACCCCGACCCCTCCGACACCGCCCGCGACGTCGCCGCGTCCGGCGCGGACGTGGTGGCGCTGGAGGAGCTGACCGCCTCGGCGGTGCCGGTGTACGAGAAGGCGCTGACGGCCACCTACAAGTACCACTCGGTGCAGGGCACGGTCGGTCTGTGGAGCAAGTACCCGCTGAGCGCCGTGAAGCCCGTCGACATCAAGCTGGGCTGGACGCGCGCGATGCGGGCCACGGTCACGACCCCGCAGGGCGAGGTGGCCTTCTACGTCGCCCACCTCCCGTCGGTCCGGGTCAAGCTGCAGGCCGGCTTCACCGCCCGCCAGCGCGACAAGAGCGCGGACGCGCTGGGCGAGGCCATCGCCGACGAGCGCCTCAGCCGGGTGATCCTCCTCGGCGACCTCAACGGCACGATGAACGACCGCTCGCTGAACGCCGTGACCTCCCAGATGCGTTCCACGCAGGGTGCGGCCGGCGACGGCTTCGGCTTCAGCTGGCCGGCGTCGTTCCCGATGGCGCGCATCGACCAGATCCTCGTCAAGGGCGTGGAGCCGGTGACGTCCTGGACGCTCCCGCAGACGGGCAGCGACCATCTGCCGATCGCGGCGCGTGTGAAGCTCACCACGTCGGACGGATGAAAAGCGCCTGGTAACGCGGCCGTTGAGGGGTCGTAACCTGCCGGAATACCGGACCGGGGAGAGTTTGTTCCGTCGTTAAACATACGATGGACGCATCCCCGACCTGAAAGGCAACGGCCCCTCATGCCTCTGGCCCTGCTCGCCCTCGCCGTGGGTGCCTTCGGCATCGGCACCACCGAGTTCGTGATGATGGGACTGCTGCCCGACGTGGCGGCAGACCTGCACCTCTCCCTGCCCACCGCCGGACACCTCGTCTCCGCGTACGCCCTCGGTGTCGTCATCGGCGCGCCGCTGCTCGCGGCGGCGACCGCACGGATGCGGCGCCGCACGCTGCTGATGTCCCTGATGGCCCTCTTCGTGGCGGGCAACGCCCTGTCGGCGCTCGCCCCCGGCTACGACTGGCTGCTCGCGGCCCGCTTCCTCAGCGGACTGCCGCACGGCGCCTTCTTCGGCGTCGGCGCCGTCGTCGCCACCCACCTGGTCGCGCCGGAACGCAAGGCACGCTCGGTGTCGCTGATGTTCCTCGGCCTGACGGTCGCCAACATCGCGGGCGTCCCCGCCGCCACCCTCATGGGCCAGCACCTGGGCTGGCGGGCGACCTTCCTCGGTGTGAGCACGATTGGCCTGGCGGCGATGGCGGCTCTCGCGCTGCTCGTCCCGCGCGAGGTGACGGGCGCCCCCGCCGCGGGCCTGCGCGGCGAACTCGCGGCCCTGAGGTCCCTCCCGGTCTGGCTGGCGCTCGGCACCACGGTCGCGGGCTTCGGCGCGCTGTTCTCCGCGTACAGCTACATCACCCCGATGCTGACCGACGCGGCAGGCTACGCCGACGGGAGCGTCACGCTGCTCCTCGCCCTGTTCGGCGTCGGCGCGACGATCGGCAACCTGCTGGGCGGCCGCCTCACCGACCACGCGATGCGGCGCACCCTGTTCGGCGGCCTGGCGTCCCTGGCGGTCGTCCTCGCCGCCTTCCCCCTGCTGATGCGCACCCAGTGGAGCGGCGCCCTCGCGGTCGTCCTCCTCGGCGTCGCGGCCTTCGTCGCGGGCACCCCCCTCAACCTGATGGTCATGGAGAAGGCCGTCACCGCGCCCTCCCTGGCCTCCTCCGCCAACCAGGCCGCCTTCAACCTCGCCAACGCCGGAGGCGCCTGGATCGGCGGCCTGGCCCTGGCGGCGGGCCTCGGCGTCACCTCCCCGGCCCTGGCCGGCGCCGCCCTCGCGGTCCTGGGACTGGCGGTGGCGGGCGTGGCGTACGCCGTGGACCGCCGCAGGGCGTCCGCCGACGGCACCCGTCACGAGCGGATCGTGGCGACCCACGTCCCGACGCGGACGGAGCCCGCGGTACGCCACTGACCCCGACCACGGCTCCGGGGGACGGCTGGGGCCCCTCTGACGGATCTCCGCGCGTCGGAGATCCGTCAGGAGGGCCCTAGGGGGTGTTTCGAAAGTCCCGCACAGCACCCGCGGCGCCCGGCACGTACTCGCGCCGCACCGGCCGAAACCCCAAGTACGCCCAGTACGAGGGCTTTCCTCCGGCACGCCGAGAGCACGCACCGGACACCGCGGGCACCGCACAGGACTTTCGAAACACCCCCTAGAGGGCGGTCGGCTTCCACTCCTCGGCGAGGAGGCCGAGCAGCACGTCGTCCAGGAACTCGCCCATCACCCAGGCCGAGGAGCGCAGCACGCCCTCACGGACGAAGCCGTTGCGCTCGGCGGAGCGGAGCATCGCGTGGTTGTCCGCCAACGTCTCGATCCGCAGCCGGTGCAGGCCCCGCACGACGAAGCCGTAGTGGCACAGCACCGCGACCGCGTCGGTGCCGTACCCCTTGCCGCGCGCGGACGGCAGCAGCCCCAACCCGATGTGCGCGGACCGGTGGTGGGTGTCGATGCCCCACAGTGTCGCGGTGCCGATCAGCGTGCCGCCGTCCAGCTCCACCACGGAGAACGGGACGACCGCGTGGTCGGTGTCGTCCACGACGAGCCGCGGGTCCTTCGAGCCGGGCGAGACGGGCCGCCACGGCCGGCCCTCGGCCCGCGAGCCGCCGACCACGTCGTCGTAGAGCTCGGCCGGCAGGACCGGGATGTCCTCGTCGTGCCGGGCCCGCAGCCCGACCTTGTCACCCTTCAGCATGCAGGCTTCCTGTCCGACCGGGCCGACGCGCCGCAAACGAACAGCGGGCCGGCCGGTCGGGGCGGGCGGTCAGTGCAGGCAGAAGCAGAACGGATGGCCCGCCGGGTCCGCGTAGATCCGCCAGTTGACCCCCGGACGGAGCTGGTCCGACCGCTCCAGCACGGTCGCGCCGAGGGCGAGCGCCCGCTTCTCCTCCCCGTCGAGGTCGTCCACGTCGAAGTCCAGGTGGAGCTGCTGCGGGCGCTCCCGGCTGGGCCACTCGGGCGGCAGATAGCCCTCCACCCGCTGGAAGGCCAGCGGTATCCCCTCGAACCCGTGCACCTCGACCCACTCGGGCTGCTCCGGGTCGGCGACCACCCGGCCGCCGAGCAGCTCGGCGTAGAACTCGGCGAGCCGTAGCGGATCGGCACAGTCCAGCGCGACCGCCTGCAGCTTTCGAATCACGTCCGACACCCCTCGCTCATGGGCCGCTTCCGCGGCACCCCCGTACGCCAGGCCACGTACCCACCCCCGCGCCCGGCATGCGAGGCAGCGCCCCGTACGGCACGCTCACCCGTCGGTCTTCGTCTCCGTCTCTGTCTCCGGCTTCGGCTCCGGGACGTCGAAGCGGGCGAGATCGCGCAGCCAGGCCCGCGCCGAACTGTCCGACGGTGCCCGCCAGTCCCCGCGCGGCGACAGCGAACCCCCCGCCGACACCTTCGGCCCGTTCGGCATCGCCGAGCGCTTGAACTGCGCGAACGCGAAGAAGCGCCGGCAGAAGACCTCCAGCCACCGCCGGATCTCCGGCAGGTCGTACGCCACCCGCTCGGCTTCGGGGAAGCCCGGCGGCCAGGCGCCGCCGTCCGCGTCGTGCCAGGCGTGCCAGGTCAGGAAGGCGATCTTCGACGGCCGGAAGCCGTACCGCAGGACGTGGAAGAGCGTGAAGTCGTGCAGCGCGTACGGGCCGATCTTCGACTCCGTCGACTGCATCTCCTCGCCCGGCACCAGCTCCGGACTGATCTCGGTGTCGAGGATCGCCGCGAGCGTCCGTCCGGTCTCCTCGTCGAACTGCCCGCTGCTGATGACCCACCGGATCAGATGCTGCATCAGCGTCTTCGGCACACCGGAGTTGACGTTGTAGTGGCTCATCTGGTCGCCCACGCCGTACGTGGACCAGCCGAGGGCGAGTTCGGAGAGGTCGCCGGTGCCGAGCACGATGCCGCCGCGCTGGTTGGCGAGCCGGAAGAGGTAGTCGGTGCGCAGGCCCGCCTGGACGTTCTCGAAGGTGACGTCGTAGACCGGCTCGCCGGAGGCGAAGGGGTGGTCCATCTCGCGCAGCATCAGCCGCGCCGTCGGCGTGATGTCCAGCTCGGCCGCGGTGACGCCGAGCGAGTTCATCAGCTTGTGTGCGTTGGACCTGGTGTGGTCGCTGGTGGCGAAGCCGGGCAGGGTCCAGGCCAGGATGTCGCTGCGCGGGCGCCCGGCGCGGTCCATCGCGCGGGCGGCGACGATCAGCGCGTGCGTGGAGTCCAGGCCGCCGGACACCCCGATGACCACCTTCGGGCCGCCGATCGAGGCCAGTCGCTGCTGGAGGCCCTCGACCTGGATGTTGTAGGCCTCGAAGCAGTCCAGGGCGAGCCGATCGGCGTCGGCCGGCACGAACGGGAAGCGCTCCAGACGGCGCCGCAGCCCGAGATCGGTCATCGGCGGTTCGAGCGGGAAGGCGACGGTCCGGAAGTCACCGGTCCGCGCGCGGTGCGTCCGCCGGTTGTCGTCGAACGTGCCCATCCGCTGCCGCTCCTGCCGCAGCAGATCGAGGTCGACGTCGGCCACCGCGTACTCGTCGCCGAGCGGGAAGCGTTCGGTCTCCGCCAGCAGTACGCCGTTCTCGTAGACCATCGCCTGGCCGTCCCAGGACAGGTCGGTGGTCGACTCGCCGAGACCGGCCGCCGCGTACACGTAGGCGGCGAGGCAGCGGGAGGACGCCGAGCGGCACAACAGCTTGCGGTCCTCGGCCCGCCCCACCGTGATCGGGCTGCCCGAGAGGTTCACCAGCACCGTCGCGCCGGCGAGCGCCGCCTCCGCGCTGGGCGGCACCGGCACCCACATGTCCTCGCAGATCTCCGCGTGCAGCACGAGACCGGGGACGTCGTCCGCCGCGAACAGCAGATCCACGCCGAACGGCACGGTCTCGCCGCCCACGCGGATCGTTCCGCCGCGCTCGTCGGCGCCGTCGCCGATCTGCCGGCGCTCGTAGAACTCGCGGTAGTTCGGCGGGTACGACTTGGGGACGACCCCGAGGATCCGGCCCCGGTGGACGACGACCGCGCAGTTGTAGATCCGGTTGCGGTGGCGCAGCGGGGCGCCGACGACCAGCACCGGCAGCAGTCCGGCCGAACCGGCCACCACCTCCCCGAGCGCCCCCTCGACCTCGTCGAGCAGGGCGTCCTGG
It includes:
- a CDS encoding GNAT family N-acetyltransferase codes for the protein MLKGDKVGLRARHDEDIPVLPAELYDDVVGGSRAEGRPWRPVSPGSKDPRLVVDDTDHAVVPFSVVELDGGTLIGTATLWGIDTHHRSAHIGLGLLPSARGKGYGTDAVAVLCHYGFVVRGLHRLRIETLADNHAMLRSAERNGFVREGVLRSSAWVMGEFLDDVLLGLLAEEWKPTAL
- a CDS encoding TetR/AcrR family transcriptional regulator, which encodes MDVSLAGSGTAADQPVRGRPRSEAVERAILEGTMKLLEEGVPLAEISIERIARTAGVGKATIYRRWSGKEELFVDVLRTAEPQDPEELPGTSMRDDLVVLLESLRQRGLANRSSAILHNVHAQMKSSPKIWAAYHNSVILPRRRAGIEVLRRGQQNGELRADLDVELVNDIIVGPMLVRAVLRPEADLPEDLAERIVDTLLVGLRPVN
- a CDS encoding MFS transporter; this encodes MPLALLALAVGAFGIGTTEFVMMGLLPDVAADLHLSLPTAGHLVSAYALGVVIGAPLLAAATARMRRRTLLMSLMALFVAGNALSALAPGYDWLLAARFLSGLPHGAFFGVGAVVATHLVAPERKARSVSLMFLGLTVANIAGVPAATLMGQHLGWRATFLGVSTIGLAAMAALALLVPREVTGAPAAGLRGELAALRSLPVWLALGTTVAGFGALFSAYSYITPMLTDAAGYADGSVTLLLALFGVGATIGNLLGGRLTDHAMRRTLFGGLASLAVVLAAFPLLMRTQWSGALAVVLLGVAAFVAGTPLNLMVMEKAVTAPSLASSANQAAFNLANAGGAWIGGLALAAGLGVTSPALAGAALAVLGLAVAGVAYAVDRRRASADGTRHERIVATHVPTRTEPAVRH
- a CDS encoding VOC family protein; this translates as MIRKLQAVALDCADPLRLAEFYAELLGGRVVADPEQPEWVEVHGFEGIPLAFQRVEGYLPPEWPSRERPQQLHLDFDVDDLDGEEKRALALGATVLERSDQLRPGVNWRIYADPAGHPFCFCLH
- a CDS encoding endonuclease/exonuclease/phosphatase family protein → MAQQAYMTETDDSGGSGPERRGDRLRRLIGRLAAGWRGDPRIWRRGLVVAALALLLSLVMLLHSRIPNRFGNLGSLTETFLPWFGLLIPVFLILAVVRRSASALIAVVLPAVVWLNLFGGLLSDKTGGGGDLTVATHNVNADNPDPSDTARDVAASGADVVALEELTASAVPVYEKALTATYKYHSVQGTVGLWSKYPLSAVKPVDIKLGWTRAMRATVTTPQGEVAFYVAHLPSVRVKLQAGFTARQRDKSADALGEAIADERLSRVILLGDLNGTMNDRSLNAVTSQMRSTQGAAGDGFGFSWPASFPMARIDQILVKGVEPVTSWTLPQTGSDHLPIAARVKLTTSDG
- a CDS encoding NAD(+) synthase — encoded protein: MPELNFWSIYQHGFARVAACTGHTVIADPPANADAVLRHARRCAEEGVAVAVFPEMGLCGYSIEDLLLQDALLDEVEGALGEVVAGSAGLLPVLVVGAPLRHRNRIYNCAVVVHRGRILGVVPKSYPPNYREFYERRQIGDGADERGGTIRVGGETVPFGVDLLFAADDVPGLVLHAEICEDMWVPVPPSAEAALAGATVLVNLSGSPITVGRAEDRKLLCRSASSRCLAAYVYAAAGLGESTTDLSWDGQAMVYENGVLLAETERFPLGDEYAVADVDLDLLRQERQRMGTFDDNRRTHRARTGDFRTVAFPLEPPMTDLGLRRRLERFPFVPADADRLALDCFEAYNIQVEGLQQRLASIGGPKVVIGVSGGLDSTHALIVAARAMDRAGRPRSDILAWTLPGFATSDHTRSNAHKLMNSLGVTAAELDITPTARLMLREMDHPFASGEPVYDVTFENVQAGLRTDYLFRLANQRGGIVLGTGDLSELALGWSTYGVGDQMSHYNVNSGVPKTLMQHLIRWVISSGQFDEETGRTLAAILDTEISPELVPGEEMQSTESKIGPYALHDFTLFHVLRYGFRPSKIAFLTWHAWHDADGGAWPPGFPEAERVAYDLPEIRRWLEVFCRRFFAFAQFKRSAMPNGPKVSAGGSLSPRGDWRAPSDSSARAWLRDLARFDVPEPKPETETETKTDG